ATTTAATTAACTGTCAACTGATCATGACATACACCAGCATTTTCCACAGCCATAGTATTACAtaagcaaaatttaaaacaagatGCACTGGGACTTGAaccaaaatatacaaattaattTCAAAGGAAATAATGAACAGCATTGGTTAAAAGCACATGAAAAGGACCATATCAATGAAACGAGTGAAGAAATGATAACAGACATGGTTACCATACTGATTCTTACCGAATTGTGTCGAGCAGAATATCTATAAAAAAGGTGTAGCTCTCTGCAGGGATGTTGCCTTTGGCAAGAAATACCTTGTTGTAGCTTCCTTCCATCAAGTACTGAAAAGGCCAGGAGAGGATACACAGTTATAGAATATGTAAACTGAGAATTTCACAGTGCCCGGCATTTATGCAGgggaaatgttttattatttgttccaactaaattaaaaatttagactttttaattattaatttgtgATACATGTCATGAATAACAAATCTGTGTATCTGAggccaaaatcaaaataagtgAATATAATCATTGAGAGAATGTGatcatttgaagaaattaattGAGTAATTTAGGGGCACCACTAAACCAAAATACAGCTGCTAGCCTGCCACAAATCTTCTAAGTGCTCCTCTCGGATTGACTGGACAACCAACAACCAATTCATActtaagcaaaaatgtaaaaatattaattggGGGGTACAAATTAATAATTGGATGAACAAATATTAACATTCTCCCCTTGATACCTAGTCACAGCAGAACAACAATACAAAATCAAACCCTGAATTTGTTCTTTGTTAATAGGTAAATTGCAGCACCTGCTCTAGGGACACTGGGTGCCTGATGTATACATTGGTCTGAATATCTCGTGCACTCAGTCTCTCAAGTTCTGTGTGAAACTCAGACACACGGTTCTGTGAGAGCAGGAAGAGCAGGTTCAGTCCAAGTAACTGGTGCATGTAGGCAGCTTCAGGCAGTTCATCCCTTGATAATAAAGGTAAAGAAAGAGCCATGTTAGAAGAACCCTGTGTAACAAATTcccataaatacacataaaagacaaaaaggtgaCATTACTTGTAATCAAAGTAGTAACATTTTAGCTGGGCCATGTATCTCTCAAATGATGGAATGTCCTTCTTGCGGATACTCCACAAGGCTCCGATTTCAAGGACATCACCTGAAACACAGTCAAAGAGCTGTCTTACTAGGGATAAATTCTTTAGAATTTAATTGATACATTACCAGACAATAATCCACGATTAATATGAATATTGTATGTCAGTTTGATTTGCCATTTATACTCACGAGCTAAAATGAGCTGCTGCTTGGTAAGCGCTGACCCACTGGTAGGTAAGAAGTTCAGCTCCAGTAATGaaacctgtttaaaaaaaaaaaaagtttggagtcattttcaacaaaatttcaaattgaATGTGTAA
The DNA window shown above is from Plectropomus leopardus isolate mb chromosome 5, YSFRI_Pleo_2.0, whole genome shotgun sequence and carries:
- the psmd8 gene encoding 26S proteasome non-ATPase regulatory subunit 8 gives rise to the protein MATGALHDSHLPYSGGLCRVFCRITMALKETAGLYETLKTEWNKKNPNLSKCGELLSKLKVSLLELNFLPTSGSALTKQQLILARDVLEIGALWSIRKKDIPSFERYMAQLKCYYFDYKDELPEAAYMHQLLGLNLLFLLSQNRVSEFHTELERLSARDIQTNVYIRHPVSLEQYLMEGSYNKVFLAKGNIPAESYTFFIDILLDTIRDEIAGCIEKAYEQIQFNEATRVLFFSSPNKMTEYANKRGWSLSPDYYYSFTSQQQRTEEVTIPSTELAQQVIEYARQLEMIV